One region of Flavobacterium sp. KACC 22763 genomic DNA includes:
- a CDS encoding YeiH family protein produces MSTSTKQFNLHEDWTVVILGFLIIGISLFIFLPEVPVFKWTNGTDLINNVFEIKNTQTIGLQFLYFISIGTIGTFLVGKSVKNFILGFPIIYFLTIIALIIAGNSEVKALNLEAVIFSLIIGLAIGNFFTLPEWFRAALSTELFVKIGLVLLGTSVIFSDILKAGSLGLIQALIVVLSVWYFAFWLCKKLKVDDELTMMISSAVSICGVSAAIATSGAIKGDSKKLSYVISIVLVTAIPMMIFMPIIAKYFNFPEEVTGAWLGGSIDTSGAVVASGTLVGETALKISTIVKFSQNVLLGLAAFAISIYWTYTHNNSSEAISKPTLKVIWERFPKFVIGFILASILFSFFISPEVRDTVKDNLKNLQGVWFALAFTSIGLETNFKDLLQNNSRKPLFAFLIAQLFNIIITLFIAFLLFNK; encoded by the coding sequence ATGTCAACCTCAACAAAACAATTTAATCTTCACGAAGATTGGACCGTCGTTATTCTCGGTTTTCTAATCATCGGAATTTCTCTCTTTATTTTTCTGCCAGAAGTTCCCGTTTTCAAGTGGACAAACGGAACAGACTTAATAAATAATGTTTTCGAAATTAAAAACACTCAAACAATAGGTCTTCAATTCCTTTATTTTATTTCTATCGGAACAATTGGAACATTCTTAGTTGGAAAATCGGTTAAAAATTTCATTTTGGGATTTCCTATAATTTATTTCTTAACGATAATTGCCTTAATCATTGCAGGAAATTCTGAGGTAAAAGCACTAAATCTAGAAGCAGTCATTTTCAGTTTGATAATTGGTTTAGCAATTGGTAATTTCTTTACACTTCCAGAATGGTTTCGTGCTGCTTTATCGACCGAATTATTTGTCAAAATCGGATTGGTTTTATTAGGAACCAGTGTTATTTTCTCTGATATTTTAAAAGCTGGCTCATTAGGATTAATTCAGGCTTTAATAGTGGTTTTGTCGGTTTGGTATTTTGCCTTCTGGCTTTGCAAGAAACTAAAAGTCGATGACGAATTAACCATGATGATTTCAAGTGCCGTTTCAATCTGTGGCGTTTCGGCGGCAATTGCAACTTCTGGCGCGATCAAAGGCGACTCAAAAAAATTATCTTATGTAATCTCGATTGTTTTGGTTACCGCAATTCCAATGATGATTTTCATGCCTATTATTGCTAAATATTTTAATTTCCCAGAAGAGGTAACTGGTGCTTGGCTTGGAGGAAGCATTGATACTTCTGGTGCAGTTGTGGCTTCTGGAACTTTGGTTGGAGAAACAGCACTAAAAATTAGTACAATTGTAAAATTTTCGCAAAATGTACTATTAGGATTAGCCGCTTTTGCTATTTCAATTTATTGGACTTACACACATAACAATTCCTCTGAAGCAATATCTAAACCGACTTTAAAAGTCATTTGGGAACGTTTTCCTAAATTTGTTATCGGTTTTATTTTAGCCTCTATCCTATTTTCTTTTTTTATAAGCCCAGAAGTTCGAGATACTGTCAAGGACAATCTGAAAAACCTACAAGGAGTTTGGTTTGCATTAGCTTTTACAAGTATAGGCTTAGAAACCAATTTTAAAGATTTACTTCAAAACAATAGCAGGAAACCTTTATTCGCCTTCTTAATTGCACAATTATTCAATATTATTATTACCCTTTTCATTGCTTTTTTACTTTTCAATAAATAA
- a CDS encoding arylsulfatase translates to MNTKLKNILLSFLASGTVGFYPSNAQNNSSKPNIILIMVDDMGYSDLGNYGSEISTPNLDRLAKEGTRLREFYNNSICAPTRASLLTGQYQHKAGVGFFDVNLGLPAYQGYLNKESLTLGEVFRSGGYSTLLSGKWHVGSEDQAQWPNQRGFDKFYGILKGASNYFDTKPLPFGKTPYPVKLIRNNEELHPKDDSYYFTDEIGNNAVTFLEEQNKENKPFFLYLAFTAPHWPLQAKPVDIAKYRGKFDQGWDVLREKRIEKLKANGILPANQTVSARDPEVPEWSKLTYDEKQFWKAKMEVYAAMVDNMDQNVGKVLNKLKELKKDKNTLIIFISDNGAQGGFNTYNPLGRGLVRNDGPVGSSGSFDYQEQNWAYLSNTPLQDYKNNMHEGGFSSPFIAWYPSKIKAGRIDKGTGHIIDLAPTFYELTGIEYPKTLNGVTSNPLPGKSLLPVLFDNASEVNRGAPLFWERAGNRAVREGKWKLVSIYPSYQWELYDLETDRGETTNVAAQNPGIVNDLSAKYFDWADKTGVVEYSKFKQKGELIPGAAPKK, encoded by the coding sequence ATGAATACCAAACTAAAAAACATTTTACTGTCTTTTCTTGCGTCTGGAACGGTTGGTTTTTACCCATCGAATGCACAGAATAATTCATCAAAACCAAATATCATTTTGATTATGGTAGACGATATGGGATATTCAGATTTAGGAAATTACGGCTCCGAAATTAGCACTCCAAATCTAGATCGATTGGCAAAAGAAGGAACACGCCTTCGCGAATTTTACAATAATTCCATCTGCGCGCCCACAAGAGCTTCTTTATTAACTGGACAATATCAGCATAAAGCTGGAGTTGGTTTTTTTGATGTTAATCTGGGTTTGCCAGCGTATCAAGGTTATTTAAACAAAGAATCTCTGACATTAGGTGAAGTTTTTCGCTCAGGCGGATATAGCACGCTTTTATCAGGAAAATGGCATGTTGGTTCTGAAGATCAAGCACAATGGCCTAACCAAAGAGGTTTTGATAAATTTTATGGTATCTTAAAAGGAGCTTCTAATTATTTTGACACCAAGCCTTTGCCTTTTGGAAAAACACCTTATCCCGTGAAATTAATTCGTAATAACGAAGAGCTTCATCCAAAAGATGATTCTTATTATTTTACAGATGAAATTGGCAATAATGCGGTCACTTTCTTAGAGGAACAAAACAAAGAAAACAAACCTTTCTTTTTGTATTTGGCTTTTACAGCTCCGCATTGGCCATTACAGGCAAAACCAGTTGATATTGCAAAATATAGAGGCAAATTTGATCAAGGCTGGGATGTTTTAAGAGAAAAACGAATTGAGAAATTAAAAGCTAATGGCATCCTGCCCGCAAATCAAACTGTTTCGGCAAGAGATCCTGAAGTTCCAGAATGGAGCAAACTGACTTATGATGAGAAGCAATTCTGGAAAGCAAAAATGGAAGTCTATGCTGCAATGGTTGACAATATGGATCAAAACGTGGGTAAAGTTTTGAATAAGCTAAAAGAACTGAAAAAGGATAAAAACACACTAATTATTTTTATTTCTGATAATGGCGCTCAAGGCGGATTTAATACCTACAATCCGTTAGGGAGAGGTTTGGTTCGAAATGATGGTCCTGTAGGTTCTTCCGGTTCTTTTGATTACCAAGAACAAAATTGGGCGTATTTATCGAATACACCTTTGCAGGATTATAAAAACAATATGCACGAAGGCGGATTCAGTTCTCCATTTATTGCTTGGTATCCATCCAAAATTAAAGCAGGAAGAATCGATAAAGGAACTGGACATATTATTGATCTTGCTCCTACTTTTTACGAATTGACTGGAATTGAATATCCTAAAACTTTAAATGGAGTAACTTCTAATCCGCTTCCTGGAAAAAGTTTATTGCCTGTATTATTTGACAATGCTTCAGAAGTAAACCGTGGCGCGCCTTTATTTTGGGAAAGAGCTGGAAACAGAGCCGTTCGTGAAGGCAAATGGAAATTGGTTTCAATTTATCCATCTTACCAATGGGAACTTTATGATCTTGAAACAGACCGAGGAGAAACTACAAATGTGGCAGCTCAAAATCCTGGAATTGTAAATGATCTTTCGGCAAAATACTTTGACTGGGCAGATAAAACAGGAGTTGTAGAATACAGCAAATTCAAACAAAAAGGAGAATTGATTCCTGGTGCTGCTCCAAAAAAATAA
- the rocD gene encoding ornithine--oxo-acid transaminase, producing MISTEKTLSSKSENLIEKENKYGAHNYHPLPVVLERGEGVYVWDVDGKKYYDFLSAYSAVNQGHCHPKIVNAMIEQAQKLTLTSRAFYNDKLGNYEEYVTKYFGFDKVLPMNTGAEAVETALKISRKWAYEVKGIPENQAQIIVCENNFHGRTTTIISFSNDETARKNFGPFTDGFIKIEYDNLEALEKALNSSKNIAGFLVEPIQGEAGVYVPSEGYLAKAKALCEKHNVLFIADEVQTGIARTGKLLAVHHENVQPDVLILGKAISGGVYPVSAVLCNDEIMNVIKPGQHGSTFGGNPVAAAVAIAALEVIKDEKLAENAERLGVILRDGLNKIAEKNNLITLVRGKGLLNAIVINTDEESDLAWEICLKFRDNGLLAKPTHGNKIRLAPPLVMTEEQIKECLEIIEKSLNEFK from the coding sequence ATGATAAGTACAGAAAAAACACTTTCGTCAAAATCAGAAAATTTGATTGAAAAAGAAAACAAATATGGAGCTCATAATTATCATCCGCTTCCTGTAGTTTTAGAACGTGGAGAAGGCGTATATGTTTGGGATGTTGACGGTAAAAAATATTATGATTTTTTGTCTGCTTATTCAGCAGTAAATCAAGGTCATTGCCATCCAAAAATTGTGAATGCAATGATTGAGCAGGCACAAAAACTGACTTTGACTTCTCGTGCTTTTTACAACGATAAATTAGGAAATTACGAAGAATATGTAACGAAATATTTTGGTTTCGATAAAGTTCTTCCAATGAATACAGGTGCTGAAGCAGTTGAAACAGCTTTAAAAATTTCAAGAAAATGGGCGTATGAAGTAAAAGGAATTCCAGAAAATCAAGCGCAAATCATCGTTTGTGAGAATAATTTTCACGGAAGAACTACCACTATCATTTCATTTTCAAATGATGAAACAGCACGCAAAAACTTCGGACCTTTTACAGATGGTTTCATTAAAATTGAATATGATAATCTTGAAGCGCTTGAAAAGGCTTTAAATTCATCAAAAAATATCGCTGGATTTTTAGTTGAACCAATTCAGGGTGAGGCAGGAGTTTATGTTCCTTCTGAAGGTTATTTAGCGAAAGCGAAGGCACTTTGCGAAAAGCACAATGTACTTTTTATTGCAGATGAAGTTCAGACAGGAATTGCACGTACAGGAAAATTATTGGCAGTTCATCATGAAAATGTACAGCCTGATGTTTTAATTTTAGGAAAAGCCATTTCTGGCGGAGTTTATCCAGTTTCGGCAGTTTTATGTAATGACGAAATCATGAATGTGATTAAACCAGGACAGCACGGATCTACTTTTGGAGGAAATCCTGTTGCCGCGGCTGTTGCCATTGCAGCTCTTGAGGTTATTAAAGACGAAAAACTGGCTGAAAACGCAGAGCGTTTAGGAGTTATTTTAAGAGACGGATTAAATAAAATCGCTGAAAAAAATAATTTAATTACGCTAGTTCGCGGAAAAGGTCTTTTGAATGCAATTGTAATTAATACAGATGAAGAATCTGATTTGGCTTGGGAAATCTGCTTGAAATTTAGAGACAACGGATTATTGGCAAAACCAACTCACGGAAATAAAATTAGATTGGCACCGCCTTTGGTAATGACCGAAGAGCAGATTAAAGAATGTCTGGAGATTATCGAGAAATCTTTGAATGAGTTTAAATAA
- a CDS encoding Lrp/AsnC family transcriptional regulator, translating to MDILDEFDISILKELEKDGRMAFSAIATNLKISNTMVHQRINRMIEQGVIGGIKPIIQEKKIGYDWASFTGLTLNKDSDSERIIEALKEIPEITECYYVTGSFTLYIKIIAKNHEHMRRILYEKIDGIPGIDKTDSIVELGCAFKRNISL from the coding sequence ATGGATATATTAGACGAATTTGATATTAGTATTCTTAAAGAATTAGAAAAAGACGGAAGAATGGCCTTTTCTGCAATCGCTACTAATCTGAAAATATCAAATACCATGGTGCATCAGCGTATTAACAGAATGATCGAACAAGGTGTAATTGGCGGGATTAAACCCATTATTCAGGAAAAGAAAATAGGCTACGACTGGGCATCTTTTACTGGACTCACATTAAACAAAGATTCTGATTCTGAACGAATTATTGAAGCACTTAAAGAAATTCCAGAGATTACAGAATGTTATTATGTGACGGGTTCGTTTACTTTATACATTAAAATCATTGCCAAAAATCACGAACATATGCGTCGTATTCTTTATGAAAAAATTGATGGAATTCCAGGTATTGACAAAACCGATTCGATTGTAGAATTGGGCTGCGCTTTTAAACGAAACATATCCTTATAA
- a CDS encoding dienelactone hydrolase family protein, producing MKNSIIILFSAILFSNLMNAQLKPIKYTEGSQQLNGLFIKSAKKSSNNPGILLLPAWLGIDNASKGIAEELSKLGYHVFIADIYGEGNYPKNTGEAGKQAGYYKTNFEAYQKRIDIALHELIKLGANKDNIVAIGYCFGGTGVLEAARGHLNVKGIASFHGGLGKDASRKNEPISAKVLICHGADDPFVSKEEIAACQQEMRDGKADWQMIYYANSVHSFTNPEAGSDNSKGAAYNAVAAKRSFDHLQLFLNEVLKK from the coding sequence ATGAAAAACTCGATAATCATTTTATTCAGTGCAATCTTATTTTCTAATCTCATGAATGCGCAATTAAAACCAATAAAATATACTGAAGGAAGCCAACAGCTAAATGGCTTATTTATAAAATCTGCTAAAAAAAGCAGCAACAACCCCGGAATCTTACTTTTACCAGCGTGGCTCGGAATTGATAACGCTTCTAAAGGAATCGCAGAAGAACTATCTAAACTGGGTTACCATGTTTTTATCGCAGACATTTACGGAGAAGGAAATTATCCTAAAAATACTGGTGAAGCAGGAAAACAAGCTGGATATTACAAAACTAATTTTGAAGCTTATCAAAAACGTATTGATATAGCCCTACATGAACTAATTAAATTAGGCGCTAATAAAGATAATATTGTTGCTATTGGCTACTGCTTTGGCGGAACTGGAGTTTTGGAAGCCGCAAGAGGCCATTTGAATGTAAAAGGAATAGCTTCATTTCATGGCGGTTTAGGAAAAGATGCCAGCAGAAAGAATGAGCCAATTTCTGCAAAAGTCCTTATTTGCCATGGCGCCGATGATCCTTTTGTTTCTAAAGAAGAAATCGCAGCATGCCAACAGGAAATGCGTGATGGTAAAGCAGACTGGCAAATGATTTATTATGCAAATTCGGTTCACTCTTTTACAAATCCTGAAGCGGGAAGTGATAATTCTAAAGGTGCGGCATATAATGCTGTTGCTGCAAAACGATCTTTTGATCACTTACAGCTTTTCTTAAATGAAGTTTTGAAAAAATAA
- a CDS encoding DUF3667 domain-containing protein has translation MSHNKIREDKTCLNCRHVVEQKFCPNCGQENSDSRKTFHHLFVHFFEDLTHYENAFWKTIKNLLFKPSTLTKEYLSGKRLSYLAPVRLYIFISFITFLLIAMFPNNVGEKIDKSEEALNKEISKATDSLSISRKDDKKYFHFKTMKEIDSIQKYGKENEKLNASSYWFTEKAIHVTEKYTKKEIYEKFVESFFHNLPKILFIIMPFFAFFLWLFHNKKRWYYFDHGIFTLHYFSFLLLIFLIMFIIDRLIGLFGEDSPLSFISSITTFVGTIWMCYYFYPAHHRFYGESRIVSFIKSFFLFIINSLFILFLLTLYVLYTFINLH, from the coding sequence ATGTCACATAATAAAATTAGAGAAGACAAAACTTGTCTAAACTGCAGGCATGTTGTGGAACAAAAATTCTGCCCAAATTGCGGGCAAGAAAACAGCGATAGCCGAAAAACTTTTCATCATTTATTTGTTCATTTCTTTGAAGATTTGACGCATTATGAAAATGCTTTTTGGAAAACAATAAAAAATTTACTGTTTAAGCCTTCAACGCTTACAAAAGAATATCTTTCAGGAAAACGTTTGTCTTATTTAGCCCCTGTCCGATTATATATTTTTATCAGTTTTATTACTTTTTTATTAATTGCGATGTTTCCAAACAATGTCGGTGAAAAAATTGATAAAAGTGAAGAAGCACTGAACAAAGAAATATCTAAAGCTACTGATAGCTTAAGCATAAGCAGAAAAGACGACAAAAAGTACTTTCATTTTAAAACGATGAAAGAGATAGACTCGATTCAAAAATATGGAAAAGAAAACGAGAAGTTGAATGCTTCTTCGTATTGGTTTACTGAAAAAGCAATACATGTTACCGAAAAATACACTAAAAAAGAGATTTATGAAAAATTTGTCGAATCGTTCTTTCACAATCTTCCTAAAATCCTCTTTATAATTATGCCGTTTTTTGCTTTTTTCTTGTGGCTCTTTCACAATAAAAAAAGATGGTATTATTTTGATCATGGAATTTTCACACTCCACTATTTTTCTTTCCTACTGCTAATTTTTCTCATCATGTTTATTATAGACAGATTAATTGGTCTTTTTGGAGAAGATAGCCCGTTGTCTTTCATATCATCAATTACAACATTTGTAGGAACAATTTGGATGTGCTATTATTTCTATCCAGCGCATCATCGTTTTTATGGCGAGTCAAGAATAGTATCTTTTATCAAAAGTTTTTTCTTGTTTATAATAAACTCACTTTTTATCCTATTTTTACTGACTTTATACGTTCTTTACACATTTATTAATTTACACTAA
- a CDS encoding M28 family peptidase produces the protein MKKLLLLFLIVSAYSCKTAQSTASKDNSDPTKYVKTISEKDLKKMLYTVASDEMEGRETGSKGQKKAGLYMIEQYKKSGISFPKGAKDFYQPVPAAFMNARRNQNLPDSENIWAYIEGSEKPNEVLVISAHYDHVGIKDGEVYNGADDDGSGTVAVIEMAKAFAKAKKQGHGPKRSILFLHVTGEEHGLHGSRYYSENPLFPIENTIADINIDMIGRRDVEHSNTNNYVYVIGADRLSSDLHNAVVSQNEKYIKMDLDFKFNDPKDPNHFYERSDHYNFAKHGIPAVFFFNGVHEDYHGKGDEPQKIEYDALTKRTKLAFVVAWDLANRENRPVVDKK, from the coding sequence ATGAAAAAATTACTCCTTTTATTCTTAATTGTCTCTGCGTATTCATGCAAAACCGCACAGTCAACTGCATCCAAAGACAATTCAGATCCTACAAAATACGTAAAAACAATTAGCGAAAAAGACTTAAAGAAAATGCTTTACACTGTTGCTTCTGACGAAATGGAAGGCCGCGAAACTGGTTCTAAAGGACAGAAAAAAGCAGGTCTTTATATGATCGAGCAATACAAAAAAAGTGGGATCTCTTTTCCAAAAGGAGCTAAAGATTTCTACCAGCCTGTTCCCGCTGCATTTATGAATGCAAGACGTAATCAAAATCTTCCAGATTCTGAAAATATCTGGGCTTACATTGAAGGTTCAGAAAAACCAAACGAAGTTTTGGTAATTTCTGCGCATTACGATCACGTAGGAATTAAAGATGGTGAAGTTTACAACGGTGCTGATGATGATGGTTCTGGAACTGTAGCGGTTATAGAAATGGCTAAAGCTTTTGCTAAAGCTAAAAAGCAAGGTCACGGTCCAAAACGTTCTATTTTGTTTCTTCATGTAACTGGTGAAGAACATGGTTTGCACGGATCACGTTATTATTCTGAAAACCCATTATTTCCAATCGAAAACACAATTGCAGATATCAACATTGACATGATCGGACGACGTGATGTTGAACATTCAAATACAAACAACTACGTTTATGTAATTGGTGCTGACAGATTATCTTCTGATTTACACAATGCGGTTGTCTCTCAAAACGAGAAATACATTAAAATGGATTTAGATTTCAAATTTAATGATCCTAAAGACCCAAACCATTTCTATGAGCGTTCTGATCACTATAACTTCGCAAAACACGGTATTCCAGCTGTTTTCTTCTTCAACGGAGTTCACGAAGATTACCACGGAAAAGGTGACGAGCCTCAAAAAATTGAATACGACGCTTTAACCAAAAGAACAAAACTGGCTTTTGTAGTAGCTTGGGATTTGGCTAATAGAGAAAATAGACCGGTAGTGGATAAAAAATAA
- the rho gene encoding transcription termination factor Rho produces the protein MFDISALKEMKLSELQEIAKLAKTIKITGVKKETLISQILAHQEASLASTETPKTEAAETKEEKPKRARIAPVKAKAANTKNAPVLEFDKVEETVQNNETAEKVEPIAETATEAVQENKPAAGKKEPKAVKFNKQAYEKKVALKKEKEAVKEVTAEEVAESTPSETISSEPTAETAEKTTQSPAKKVNPNQNKNQNQNQNQNPNQNGNGNGNHNNQNPNHKNKKNNNNFRDSDFEFDGIIESEGVLEMMPDGYGFLRSSDYNYLASPDDIYLSTSQIRLFGLKTGDTVKGVVRPPKEGEKFFPLVRVLKINGHDPQVVRDRVSFEHLTPVFPSEKFKLAEKGSSISTRIIDLFSPIGKGQRGMIVAQPKTGKTMLLKDIANAIAANHPEVYLIVLLIDERPEEVTDMQRSVRGEVIASTFDREPQEHVKIANIVLEKAKRLVECGHDVVILLDSITRLARAYNTVQPASGKVLSGGVDANALQKPKRFFGAARNVENGGSLSIIATALTETGSKMDEVIFEEFKGTGNMELQLDRKIANKRIFPAIDLTSSSTRRDDLLLDEKTLQRMWIMRKYLSDMNPVESMDFVNDRFKKTKNNEEFLISMND, from the coding sequence ATGTTTGATATTTCTGCATTAAAAGAAATGAAGCTTTCTGAGCTTCAAGAAATAGCTAAGTTAGCTAAAACAATAAAGATTACTGGTGTCAAAAAAGAGACTTTAATTAGTCAGATTTTAGCACACCAAGAGGCATCTCTTGCGTCGACAGAAACTCCAAAAACTGAAGCAGCAGAAACTAAAGAAGAGAAACCAAAACGTGCTAGAATTGCACCAGTCAAAGCAAAAGCGGCAAATACCAAAAATGCACCTGTTTTAGAATTTGATAAAGTAGAGGAAACTGTTCAGAATAATGAAACTGCAGAAAAAGTGGAGCCAATTGCAGAAACGGCAACAGAAGCAGTACAGGAAAATAAACCTGCGGCAGGAAAAAAAGAACCTAAAGCGGTAAAATTTAATAAGCAGGCATACGAGAAAAAAGTAGCTCTTAAAAAAGAGAAAGAGGCAGTAAAAGAAGTAACTGCTGAAGAAGTTGCAGAATCAACTCCATCAGAAACAATTAGTTCTGAGCCAACAGCAGAAACAGCTGAAAAAACTACACAATCTCCTGCAAAAAAGGTTAATCCGAATCAGAATAAAAATCAGAACCAGAACCAAAATCAAAACCCGAATCAGAACGGGAATGGAAACGGAAATCACAATAACCAAAACCCTAATCACAAGAATAAAAAGAATAACAATAATTTCAGAGATTCTGATTTTGAATTTGATGGAATTATCGAAAGTGAAGGCGTTCTTGAAATGATGCCAGACGGTTATGGATTTTTACGTTCATCAGATTATAATTATTTAGCTTCTCCAGACGATATTTATTTATCAACTTCACAAATCAGATTATTTGGTTTAAAAACGGGAGATACAGTAAAAGGAGTGGTTCGCCCTCCAAAAGAAGGTGAGAAGTTTTTCCCATTGGTTCGTGTATTAAAAATCAATGGACACGATCCGCAAGTGGTTCGCGATAGAGTTTCTTTTGAACACTTGACACCAGTTTTCCCTTCAGAAAAATTCAAACTAGCCGAAAAAGGCAGTTCTATTTCAACAAGAATTATAGATTTGTTTTCGCCAATAGGTAAAGGTCAGCGTGGAATGATCGTTGCACAGCCTAAAACAGGTAAAACAATGCTTCTTAAAGATATTGCAAACGCTATTGCAGCCAACCACCCAGAAGTTTATTTGATTGTTCTTCTTATTGATGAGCGTCCTGAGGAGGTTACCGATATGCAAAGAAGTGTTCGTGGTGAGGTTATCGCTTCAACTTTTGATAGAGAGCCACAAGAGCACGTTAAAATCGCAAATATCGTTCTTGAAAAAGCAAAACGTTTAGTAGAATGTGGTCACGATGTTGTGATTCTTTTAGACTCGATTACGCGTTTAGCGAGAGCTTACAATACAGTTCAGCCAGCATCTGGTAAAGTATTAAGTGGAGGTGTTGATGCCAATGCATTACAAAAACCAAAACGTTTCTTTGGAGCTGCTAGAAATGTAGAAAACGGTGGATCTTTAAGTATCATCGCTACTGCATTAACAGAAACTGGTTCTAAAATGGACGAGGTTATCTTCGAAGAATTTAAAGGAACTGGTAATATGGAGCTTCAATTAGATCGTAAGATAGCTAATAAACGTATTTTCCCTGCAATCGATCTTACATCATCAAGTACACGTCGTGATGACTTATTATTAGACGAGAAAACATTACAAAGAATGTGGATTATGCGTAAATATCTATCAGATATGAACCCGGTAGAATCTATGGATTTCGTAAACGATCGTTTCAAGAAAACGAAAAATAATGAGGAGTTTTTGATTTCGATGAATGACTAG
- a CDS encoding DUF4293 domain-containing protein: protein MIQRIQTVYLFLAFAATGILMLFVPLWTTSAGKPFFFMQDQLYTVLLGLTTMLSIISIISFKKRQNQFVLNRLNIILNLILLGLFVYRSLNLSGGTEVSEKGIGMFMPIVAIVLLVLANKAIKKDEDLVKSVDRLR from the coding sequence ATGATACAAAGAATTCAGACTGTATATTTATTTCTAGCTTTTGCTGCAACTGGCATTTTAATGCTTTTTGTTCCGCTTTGGACAACTAGTGCAGGAAAACCATTCTTTTTTATGCAGGATCAGCTTTATACTGTTTTATTAGGTTTGACAACAATGCTTAGTATTATTAGTATTATTTCATTTAAAAAGAGACAAAATCAGTTTGTATTAAACAGACTGAACATCATATTAAATTTAATTTTATTAGGATTATTTGTATATCGATCACTAAATTTATCTGGAGGGACTGAAGTCTCTGAGAAAGGTATTGGGATGTTCATGCCGATTGTCGCTATCGTGTTATTAGTTTTAGCTAATAAGGCCATCAAAAAGGACGAAGATCTTGTAAAATCTGTTGATCGTTTGAGGTAA
- a CDS encoding response regulator transcription factor has translation MAPKIRVHLADDHQVLIDGLSNLLQTVSNFEVAGTSLDGTTVYEDVMKDNADVLILDISMPKKDGIETLKEFNEKQLPCKVIILSSYDDLKIIKEVMKLGAKGYLTKNCAGENIIEAVEAVYQGQEYFSDAVREKIFNSFMDSPKLNHSAIIENPILSPREIEIIILIALEHSGKEISEKLFISSHTVETHRKNIMKKLNIKSTIGLVKYALKNNLINP, from the coding sequence ATGGCACCAAAAATAAGAGTTCATCTTGCAGACGATCATCAGGTCTTGATTGATGGACTATCCAACTTACTTCAAACCGTTTCAAACTTTGAAGTGGCAGGAACTTCACTAGACGGCACCACTGTCTATGAAGATGTCATGAAAGATAATGCCGATGTCTTAATTTTAGACATCAGCATGCCGAAAAAAGATGGTATTGAAACCCTTAAAGAATTTAATGAAAAACAGCTCCCTTGCAAAGTCATCATTTTATCTAGTTATGATGATTTAAAAATCATTAAAGAAGTAATGAAACTGGGCGCAAAAGGCTATCTTACAAAGAATTGCGCTGGCGAAAATATTATTGAAGCCGTTGAAGCTGTTTATCAAGGACAGGAATATTTTAGTGACGCCGTCAGAGAAAAGATCTTCAACTCTTTTATGGACAGTCCGAAACTGAACCACAGTGCAATTATAGAAAATCCTATTTTAAGCCCGCGAGAGATCGAAATTATTATTTTGATTGCTTTGGAACATAGCGGGAAAGAAATTAGCGAAAAGCTTTTCATTAGTTCACACACCGTAGAAACACATCGTAAAAACATCATGAAAAAGCTGAATATAAAAAGTACGATAGGTTTAGTAAAATATGCCCTTAAAAACAATCTGATTAATCCTTAA